The Phormidium yuhuli AB48 DNA window CTCGGCGAATTTGACCCTGTTCAATGTAAATTAGAGCTGCATAATAGTGGGGTTCTGGAGCATTATCGGTGTGACGTTGTGCCAAGCGAAAGGCAGATAAGGCTTCATCGGAGTTTCCTTCTTGATAGTGTAAGAGACCCAAATTATAATGAGCGAACCCCAAGCGAGGATCGAGGGCGATCGCCCGTTCCAAATACTGACGGGCCCGAGGGAGATTATTGGCCTCTAACAGCACGGCCCCGAGATTCCCATGAGCCAAAGCAAACCCCGAATCCGTCTGCACCGCCCGTAAAAACGCCTCCGCTGCCTGTTGTAGCTCCCCAGACTGACGCAACGCCAGTCCGAGATTATAGTACCCTGGAGAAAACTCCGGATCGAGTCGAACCGCCTCCCGGAAAGCGGCGATCGCCCCAGAGAGATCATCCCGTTGCACCAACTGCAACCCTCGATTCAACTCCCGTTCAGCGGCAGAATCGAGAGGAGAGGAGGAAAAATCCTGAGCAATGCCCGGTAACCCT harbors:
- a CDS encoding tetratricopeptide repeat protein, coding for MLWGRLGQRGVLLLGAIALLGGLAGGWPPGGLPGIAQDFSSSPLDSAAERELNRGLQLVQRDDLSGAIAAFREAVRLDPEFSPGYYNLGLALRQSGELQQAAEAFLRAVQTDSGFALAHGNLGAVLLEANNLPRARQYLERAIALDPRLGFAHYNLGLLHYQEGNSDEALSAFRLAQRHTDNAPEPHYYAALIYIEQGQIRRAKSALRQAISLNQNYAEAHYQLGAILLSEGDLDGALTAFRASREANPGYANAYYGAGLVFLQRGNASQAREVLEYARDRYQAQQQLQWVERTEELLRRINN